The Streptomyces pactum genome contains a region encoding:
- a CDS encoding SIMPL domain-containing protein produces the protein MTETIREPWGLSVFGAGSVRVEPQLVRVKLAVDVLEPSPDRAFEEAGTAVTRLREVLRGHGIPDTSVSGSRLTLSSEYDGYGGERTFAGYRCQASYSVETGALDDLQRLIVDAVGAGAHRIDSVEFDVHDKPAMRDEARRRAVAAARRKAEVYTEAAGVRLGPVVHVQDVDAESFVQYRGHGGGGGGGSAGDLAPGMVEVSAGVVLGYSLTH, from the coding sequence ATGACGGAGACGATCAGGGAGCCCTGGGGGCTCAGTGTGTTCGGTGCGGGCAGTGTCCGGGTCGAACCGCAGTTGGTGCGGGTGAAGCTGGCGGTGGACGTGCTGGAGCCGTCGCCGGACCGGGCGTTCGAGGAGGCGGGCACGGCCGTGACACGGCTGCGGGAGGTGCTGCGCGGGCACGGGATACCGGACACGTCGGTCTCGGGCTCCCGGCTCACGCTCAGCTCGGAGTACGACGGCTACGGCGGCGAGCGGACGTTCGCCGGTTACCGCTGCCAGGCCTCGTACTCCGTGGAGACCGGGGCGCTGGACGACCTCCAGCGGCTGATCGTGGACGCGGTCGGCGCCGGCGCGCACCGGATCGACAGCGTCGAGTTCGACGTGCACGACAAGCCGGCGATGCGCGACGAGGCCCGCCGCAGGGCCGTGGCCGCCGCCCGCCGCAAGGCCGAGGTGTACACGGAGGCGGCGGGCGTGCGGCTGGGCCCGGTGGTGCACGTCCAGGACGTGGACGCCGAGTCCTTCGTCCAGTACCGCGGCCACGGCGGCGGCGGGGGCGGCGGCTCGGCCGGCGATCTGGCGCCGGGGATGGTGGAGGTGTCGGCGGGCGTGGTGCTGGGGTACTCCCTGACGCACTGA